A genomic window from Bubalus bubalis isolate 160015118507 breed Murrah chromosome X, NDDB_SH_1, whole genome shotgun sequence includes:
- the CCDC169 gene encoding coiled-coil domain-containing protein 169 has protein sequence MGDGGGDRFEGMSIDYLKRELSEEIHMKDLLQISILEIRQKIVKLEDKLSSNYEGSEWKACYEAQLELNNQLQKQIASLREKVEKIRGNPSARLSSIRVYERMSVESLSTLLKQLEKEKRRLVSQVRECALRLERESKAYHKVKDECRMYLAKMSQLSGSLQSSKGQPVNLHRMKEDPVKIGRSNPANQKMVNAKRGPAKKITRSNHLPKLNP, from the coding sequence ATGGGGGACGGAGGAGGTGACAGATTCGAAGGTATGAGCATTGACTACCTTAAACGGGAGTTATCGGAAGAAATCCATATGAAAGACTTACTGCAAATCTCAATACTTGAAATAAGACAAAAGATAGTGAAACTGGAAGACAAACTCAGTTCTAACTATGAAGGCAGTGAATGGAAAGCCTGTTATGAGGCACAACTTGAACTGAATAATCAACTACAAAAGCAAATTGCTAGTCTCAGAGAGAAAGTGGAAAAAATCCGTGGAAATCCTTCAGCTAGACTATCTTCTATTCGTGTCTATGAACGGATGTCAGTGGAATCATTAAGTACATTACTTAAacagctagaaaaagaaaaaaggaggctTGTAAGTCAAGTGAGAGAGTGTGCACTTAGACTGGAACGAGAATCAAAGGCTTACCACAAGGTGAAGGATGAATGTCGTATGTACCTAGCTAAAATGTCTCAGCTCTCTGGCTCACTCCAGTCTTCTAAAGGACAACCAGTGAATCTGCATAGAATGAAAGAGGATCCAGTGAAAATAGGGAGATCTAATCCTGCTAATCAGAAGATGGTAAATGCCAAGAGAGGCCCAGCAAAAAAGATTACAAGATCAAATCATCTTCCAAAACTCAATCCATGA